A single region of the bacterium genome encodes:
- a CDS encoding DHH family phosphoesterase, whose amino-acid sequence MILVTTYINPDLDGFSAAIAYAEFLNKTGKPATAGFFGEYQTEVKFAAQKFGINLPSSLENYGDFEQIVLVDVSDLKRLDKNIDPQKVIEVIDHRQVNDFTTFPNAKFLVETIGASATLVAEKIAKSGVEISSEAAKLLSAAIVYHTINFQAPDAIQRDKDIFEWLKGKCDFPKSFLQEVFLAKSDLVGEKLGRAIENDLKQFEFAGRKVVIAQLEIVNGEVLVRDREQEIIDKLAELKNKLKTDFIFLVIIDLEKLIDIFVCGEAKTRDLLKAVSGVEFKNNVAITEKLIFRKVLALYLKEHFERK is encoded by the coding sequence ATGATTTTAGTCACCACTTATATTAATCCCGATTTGGACGGATTTTCTGCGGCGATTGCCTATGCCGAATTTTTGAATAAAACCGGAAAACCCGCTACAGCGGGCTTTTTCGGCGAGTATCAGACAGAAGTGAAATTCGCTGCCCAAAAATTCGGAATTAATTTGCCTTCGTCTTTGGAGAATTATGGCGATTTTGAGCAAATTGTTTTGGTTGACGTCAGTGATTTGAAACGGTTGGATAAAAACATCGATCCGCAGAAAGTGATTGAGGTAATTGATCATCGCCAAGTTAATGATTTTACCACTTTTCCCAACGCCAAGTTTTTGGTGGAGACAATCGGCGCTTCGGCGACGTTGGTCGCGGAAAAAATCGCCAAAAGCGGCGTTGAGATTTCCAGCGAGGCGGCCAAATTACTCTCTGCGGCAATCGTTTATCACACTATTAATTTTCAGGCGCCCGACGCTATCCAGCGAGACAAAGACATTTTTGAATGGCTGAAAGGGAAATGCGATTTTCCAAAAAGTTTTCTCCAAGAGGTATTTTTGGCGAAGTCGGATTTGGTCGGAGAAAAACTGGGGCGGGCGATTGAAAACGATTTGAAGCAATTTGAGTTTGCCGGCAGAAAAGTCGTTATCGCCCAGTTAGAGATTGTTAACGGGGAGGTTTTGGTGCGAGATCGTGAACAAGAAATTATTGATAAGCTCGCAGAGCTTAAAAATAAATTGAAAACAGATTTTATTTTCCTTGTAATTATTGATTTGGAAAAATTAATTGATATTTTTGTCTGCGGGGAAGCGAAAACCCGAGATTTACTGAAAGCAGTTTCCGGCGTAGAGTTTAAGAATAACGTTGCCATAACTGAAAAATTGATTTTCAGGAAGGTTTTAGCCCTATATTTAAAAGAGCATTTTGA
- a CDS encoding histidine phosphatase family protein, which produces MAVKLIYFVHGTTTDNEKGISSGWYDVELSELGVRQSIDLKDKIKDRRFDVVFCSDLKRAVESARLTFEGTAPIVQDKRLRECNYGDYNAKPSTIVEPMQEKCIVEKFPAGESYEDVKSRLADFLNFLKENYDGKTIAIVAHKAPQLALDVLLKNKTWEQAFTEDWRKRKARQPGWEYNLE; this is translated from the coding sequence ATGGCGGTTAAGCTTATTTATTTCGTTCATGGAACGACGACGGACAATGAAAAGGGTATTTCTTCGGGTTGGTATGATGTTGAGCTTTCCGAATTGGGAGTTCGGCAATCGATTGATTTGAAAGATAAAATTAAAGATAGGCGTTTTGATGTTGTCTTTTGTTCTGATCTGAAAAGAGCGGTTGAGTCGGCAAGATTGACTTTTGAGGGGACGGCGCCGATTGTTCAAGACAAAAGGTTGCGAGAGTGCAATTATGGCGATTATAATGCTAAACCGTCAACGATTGTCGAACCGATGCAGGAGAAATGCATTGTTGAAAAGTTTCCCGCAGGCGAAAGTTATGAAGACGTTAAAAGCCGGCTGGCTGATTTTCTCAATTTTCTGAAAGAAAATTATGACGGTAAGACCATTGCCATTGTCGCCCACAAAGCCCCGCAGCTCGCCTTAGATGTTTTGTTAAAAAATAAGACTTGGGAGCAGGCGTTTACCGAGGATTGGAGAAAAAGAAAGGCGCGGCAACCCGGCTGGGAGTATAACTTAGAATAA
- a CDS encoding CARDB domain-containing protein, whose protein sequence is MVHKLSAKQISLIVIILSTLFLGAAGQALATDTEDFEKQLALLKKQIVDAQVKIARQNGRSGIPPDFVFTGGLKIGDYGQEIVNLQLILKEEGFFCKKCFVTGYFGQGTRQGVAAFQQKYADEILTLQGLSKGSGVVDDLTLAKLNKLLKKNAALPAGACVLLSPSAPSLSLPADNAISLPLSFDLAWGPPSSWGRGCPDNKGYRLQLDDNSDFSSPLINVLLPLNQLSYEVSPGLLSGDMIYHWRLRAENGSLAGDYALRRFGVSFSPALNLRVNDSRGPITVNYNNSVTLSWNTADSTSCLASGDWSGDKGVSGSEIIKNLTSSKKFKLTCAGLGGSDEAMVEVEVLPLPTLFLDLKAALDGQAWQEGLAGQIPLNGADVSLVVSGNTVGPITYKLDCASDGIWDKVFPKASEDSIIISDICDYSVLGTYLLWARAERGGLAAEKSLTVSAFAVPVLDWQVLSIDRNPKTSLKAGDSVVYAAKVVNRGPASIQEFKYYWLADYISQVSGRLPGLKAGETATVFYRTTFPAAPKKIEFLLDPNNEILEASKSNNSLTIGSGD, encoded by the coding sequence ATGGTTCATAAACTTTCCGCAAAACAAATCAGCTTAATCGTTATTATTCTTTCAACTCTTTTTTTGGGCGCAGCTGGCCAGGCTTTGGCTACAGATACCGAAGATTTCGAGAAACAACTCGCGCTTTTAAAGAAACAGATTGTTGATGCTCAAGTTAAGATTGCCAGGCAGAATGGCAGAAGCGGGATTCCGCCTGATTTTGTTTTTACCGGCGGTTTAAAAATCGGCGACTACGGCCAAGAAATTGTTAATCTGCAGCTTATTTTAAAAGAGGAAGGGTTTTTCTGCAAAAAATGCTTTGTCACTGGCTATTTTGGCCAAGGCACCCGGCAGGGAGTGGCAGCCTTCCAGCAAAAATATGCCGATGAGATTTTGACTCTCCAAGGATTGTCTAAGGGAAGCGGCGTGGTTGATGATTTGACTTTGGCAAAGCTCAATAAGCTTTTGAAAAAGAACGCTGCTTTGCCAGCTGGAGCTTGCGTTTTGCTTTCTCCTTCTGCGCCCTCGCTTTCTCTGCCCGCAGACAATGCTATCAGTCTACCCCTTTCTTTTGATCTCGCCTGGGGTCCGCCTTCTTCCTGGGGCCGGGGATGTCCCGACAACAAAGGATACCGCCTCCAGCTTGACGACAACAGTGATTTTTCCAGCCCCTTGATTAATGTATTGTTGCCATTAAACCAGCTTTCTTATGAAGTTTCGCCCGGCCTGCTCTCGGGAGACATGATTTATCATTGGCGATTAAGGGCTGAAAACGGCTCTCTGGCTGGCGATTATGCCTTACGGAGGTTTGGCGTTTCCTTTTCTCCGGCCCTGAACCTGAGAGTGAACGACTCAAGGGGCCCGATTACGGTGAACTACAATAATTCTGTCACTCTTTCCTGGAATACTGCCGACTCAACAAGCTGTCTTGCTTCGGGAGATTGGAGCGGCGACAAAGGGGTTTCGGGATCTGAAATAATTAAAAATCTGACCAGCTCAAAGAAATTCAAGCTGACTTGCGCCGGCCTGGGCGGTTCAGACGAAGCCATGGTTGAAGTCGAGGTTTTGCCCTTGCCGACGCTTTTTCTAGATTTGAAAGCCGCTTTGGACGGCCAGGCTTGGCAAGAGGGATTGGCAGGGCAGATTCCTTTAAACGGAGCAGATGTCAGCCTGGTTGTTTCCGGGAATACCGTTGGCCCGATCACTTACAAGCTCGATTGCGCTTCAGACGGCATTTGGGACAAGGTTTTTCCCAAAGCGTCCGAGGATTCAATAATAATTTCTGATATTTGCGATTATTCTGTCTTGGGCACGTATTTACTTTGGGCGAGGGCGGAAAGGGGCGGTTTGGCCGCCGAGAAATCTTTGACAGTTTCTGCTTTTGCCGTTCCGGTTCTTGATTGGCAAGTCCTTTCTATTGATAGAAATCCTAAAACGTCCCTCAAGGCGGGTGACAGCGTTGTTTATGCTGCTAAGGTTGTTAATCGGGGTCCGGCTTCTATCCAAGAGTTTAAATATTACTGGCTGGCAGATTACATATCTCAAGTTTCCGGAAGATTACCGGGCTTAAAAGCCGGCGAAACAGCCACTGTTTTTTACCGAACGACTTTTCCAGCCGCGCCAAAAAAGATCGAGTTTCTTTTAGATCCCAACAACGAGATCCTTGAGGCGTCTAAATCTAACAATTCCTTGACCATTGGGTCTGGCGATTAA
- a CDS encoding nucleotidyl transferase AbiEii/AbiGii toxin family protein: MHLEAITSEQKRIFERLKNFPEYCLAGGTALALQIGHRLSIDFDFFSDKKIPPGLLQEVEKAFKDYKREIIVNNPEQLTAVLNGIHLTFVKYSFPIIFKLKEHNGVKLFSVQEIAAIKAYVLGRRATKKDYVDLYFILKGKHLTLPKLIDICQKKYGREFEPRLFLEQLVYLKDIKDTEIIFLGEKIGKAKMEEFFKKAIGQIKL, encoded by the coding sequence ATGCATCTCGAAGCGATTACATCAGAGCAAAAAAGAATCTTTGAGAGATTAAAGAACTTTCCTGAATATTGTCTTGCCGGTGGCACTGCTTTGGCTTTGCAAATTGGCCATCGCCTTTCAATAGATTTTGATTTTTTTTCCGATAAGAAAATACCGCCAGGATTACTTCAAGAAGTAGAGAAAGCGTTTAAAGATTATAAAAGGGAAATTATAGTTAACAACCCGGAGCAGTTGACGGCGGTTCTTAACGGTATTCACTTAACTTTTGTCAAATATTCCTTTCCTATCATTTTCAAACTGAAAGAGCATAACGGCGTAAAATTGTTTTCTGTGCAAGAGATCGCTGCTATCAAAGCATACGTTTTAGGAAGAAGAGCAACGAAGAAAGACTATGTTGACCTCTATTTTATCCTAAAGGGAAAACATTTAACATTGCCGAAGTTAATTGATATCTGTCAAAAAAAGTATGGAAGAGAATTCGAGCCAAGATTGTTTTTGGAACAGCTGGTTTATTTGAAAGATATCAAAGACACGGAGATTATCTTTTTGGGAGAGAAAATCGGCAAGGCGAAAATGGAAGAGTTTTTCAAAAAAGCGATCGGTCAAATAAAACTGTAA
- the mltG gene encoding endolytic transglycosylase MltG, with protein sequence MGRNKIIATIAVTIIAAASGVAFFVYQRQFAAPQKTTEKERIVINLTTAEADLTPKLKSQGYIRSEWAFNYVLRKKEWQGKIEPGGYIVSKAMNAWQLAEVLINHPYQKWVAIPEGLRAAEIAEKLQEKLNWSNTAKAEFLLNIREGYSFPDTYLLDLDFTGGDVAKRMESQFNEKTADLFKKAAEKDIRNDTLIVLASLVQREAANDEEMPIIAGVIWNRWLKDMPFQIDATVQYALGDPENWWPAIKPEDYKFDSPYNTYIHKGRPPSPICNPGLAAINAVINSEDSEYLYYLHDSEGQIHLAKTYEEHLQNIEEYLK encoded by the coding sequence ATGGGCAGAAATAAAATAATTGCAACCATCGCTGTAACGATAATTGCGGCGGCATCCGGTGTCGCCTTTTTCGTCTATCAAAGGCAGTTTGCGGCGCCGCAAAAAACAACGGAGAAAGAAAGAATCGTTATTAATCTAACCACCGCCGAAGCAGATCTTACCCCGAAACTTAAAAGCCAGGGCTATATCAGAAGCGAGTGGGCATTTAATTACGTACTAAGAAAAAAGGAGTGGCAAGGAAAAATAGAGCCGGGCGGATACATAGTTTCCAAAGCCATGAACGCTTGGCAGTTGGCAGAGGTATTGATCAACCATCCGTATCAGAAATGGGTAGCGATACCCGAAGGATTAAGAGCGGCGGAAATCGCAGAAAAATTGCAGGAGAAGCTTAACTGGAGCAATACGGCAAAAGCCGAATTTCTTTTGAATATTCGCGAGGGCTACAGTTTTCCGGATACTTATCTTCTGGATTTGGATTTTACAGGCGGGGATGTCGCAAAGAGAATGGAAAGCCAATTCAATGAAAAGACTGCCGATCTCTTTAAAAAAGCTGCAGAAAAAGATATAAGAAACGACACTTTGATAGTTTTAGCTTCGTTAGTGCAGAGAGAAGCCGCCAACGATGAGGAGATGCCGATTATCGCCGGAGTAATCTGGAACAGGTGGCTAAAAGACATGCCATTCCAAATAGACGCAACCGTGCAATATGCGTTAGGAGATCCGGAAAATTGGTGGCCGGCCATAAAACCGGAGGATTATAAGTTTGATTCGCCGTATAATACCTATATCCACAAGGGACGGCCGCCCTCGCCCATCTGCAACCCGGGATTGGCGGCAATTAATGCGGTGATCAACTCGGAAGATAGCGAATATCTCTATTATTTGCACGATAGCGAGGGACAAATTCATCTTGCCAAAACTTACGAAGAGCACCTGCAAAACATCGAAGAATACTTAAAATGA
- a CDS encoding pyridoxal phosphate-dependent aminotransferase produces the protein MDYKFTQRVQNVPNAGIGAMMRYAAKYPDVISLGQGTPLFPTPQFIYDYLHVRSKSDPTIGQYSLPKIENELKTLIIKKVERKHGFAPKLEETYLTVGGIGGLFSAIMAFLEKDDEVIYFDPSYPLHLSQIRLAQAKPVFVSYDENNNWSIDLGRLEKAITPKTRMVILTNPNNPTGTVLSEAEIRRLSDIILKNNLILVLDEAYDFLTYGKELFSPLQIPELRNNLIVCKSFSKEFAMTGWRIGYVYANAEIISKINDVHTYFSISPSTPSIVASIAALSDPRGEEAISYFKTKFTESRQAICERLERLPKLFAFSWPDGAYYAFPRIVGFDMPALDFAKRLVDEAKVITIPGDSMGPAGKNHLRMSFAADAKLIHEAFDRIDKFAQKHSLV, from the coding sequence ATGGACTATAAATTCACTCAGCGAGTGCAAAATGTGCCCAATGCCGGTATCGGCGCAATGATGCGATATGCGGCAAAATATCCGGATGTTATTTCTCTCGGCCAGGGGACGCCGCTTTTTCCGACACCCCAGTTTATTTATGATTATCTTCACGTGAGATCAAAGTCTGATCCGACAATCGGCCAATACTCTTTGCCTAAGATTGAAAACGAATTGAAAACACTGATAATTAAAAAGGTTGAGAGAAAACATGGTTTTGCGCCAAAACTGGAAGAAACTTATCTCACCGTGGGCGGAATCGGAGGACTGTTTTCAGCCATCATGGCTTTTTTGGAAAAAGACGATGAAGTTATTTACTTTGATCCGAGTTATCCTCTTCATCTTTCGCAGATTCGTTTGGCCCAAGCCAAACCGGTCTTTGTTTCCTACGACGAGAATAATAATTGGTCCATCGATTTAGGAAGACTGGAAAAAGCGATCACCCCAAAGACAAGAATGGTCATTCTGACCAATCCAAATAACCCGACCGGAACGGTTTTGAGTGAGGCAGAAATTAGGAGGTTGTCAGACATTATTTTGAAGAACAATTTAATCCTTGTTCTCGACGAGGCCTACGACTTTTTAACTTATGGCAAAGAATTATTCAGCCCGCTGCAGATTCCGGAATTGAGAAACAACCTCATTGTCTGCAAGAGCTTTTCCAAAGAGTTTGCCATGACCGGCTGGAGAATCGGCTATGTTTATGCCAACGCCGAGATTATCTCAAAGATCAACGACGTCCATACCTATTTCAGCATTAGTCCATCAACGCCTTCCATCGTCGCCTCCATCGCCGCTCTATCTGATCCTCGTGGCGAAGAAGCAATCAGTTATTTCAAAACGAAGTTTACCGAATCAAGACAGGCAATTTGTGAGAGATTAGAAAGATTGCCCAAACTGTTTGCATTTTCCTGGCCCGATGGAGCATATTATGCTTTCCCAAGAATAGTCGGTTTTGATATGCCAGCTCTTGATTTTGCCAAGAGGCTGGTTGATGAAGCCAAGGTGATTACAATTCCCGGAGATAGCATGGGGCCGGCCGGCAAAAACCATTTGCGGATGTCCTTTGCCGCAGATGCCAAGTTAATTCACGAGGCTTTTGATAGGATAGATAAGTTTGCTCAAAAGCACAGTCTTGTGTGA
- a CDS encoding S8 family serine peptidase, giving the protein MTNLKKSIAFASLVFLLLSGFVPSASGFIRDGKEFFALSQDEAASSGVSQEEVSRIFLKGPDGQKTLLGYGQPDMVLGDELFLSKDLSEKYEIQVEEFKGYIIEFKEKPLAAVKAEREEAVGLKTFSLEESLDRAVTEKEKESLQKQINDIIGSEDKNTRALLSVQSALIKKEQIQAESVIKFLAPKASVKNKFAVAINGVSVDQLSGEEVKKIENKGYKVSPNYKVKAFLYDSVPLIKADKVWKLKDQQGRSITGQGVTIGIIDTGVDYANRELGGCLGARCKVLGGYDFVNNDADPMDDMGHGTHVAAIAAGKGALKGVAPDANLYAYKVLDEFGSGYFDWVIAGIEMAMDPNQDGNLSDHLDVINLSLGASEGNPDDPLSRAVDNAVGAGVVAAVAAGNSGGFATIGSPGTAKQAITVGAADKQDGTSYFSSQGPVFWENKSIMKPDIVAPGVDICAAQWDDWLPEAECLDSKHIAISGTSMATPHVAGAAALIKQKHPTWKPLYIKYALRNTALDILLHPVEQGLGRIDVLKAVQSKYPPIVKLNPISTKKRGTINISGLAKGGNLQNYTISYAPLVPYDPSKFIVLATAPIPPNFKISYVLNLNLIPDGKYILKLAAKDKSGQSFLDYGYFEVNKWDILFPLSSDVIRSGDSIKLKAQVYLSEAYSLSWSYLKPGASVWTRIAGQVWNTTSLPTGGYSLKAVLSYSGGAEEEVLRVYLDKMLKKGWPKRVNWEEVPEEQCGGNCYYWGGFLEPAVSDINGDGFQEIVVLKNGNPPKIYVYKYDGALLWSFGFSVVGASGGFTAENPLIGDINNDGAKEIVILVNNGEYDSPWLYILGSNGQPLQQPISLAMSRVSRFYMLTADLNGDGLQEIVIKPDEGRGRKMTVLDYNGKIIAQWLLPDKNYYDYVGGPGPAVGNFDDDPDLEIVVADPKNSLNNSEIRIFNRDGTLLSGWPVTIHGLIINSGPSVSDLNGDGLSEIVIASARGYYDESPDSGGVYVFDKTGNLLPGWPQMKGFNFIGSPSLGDLDGDNDLEIGISRYEHGESKYMTYLFHHDGKLFSGSPQATSFGNWRSTIMGDVSGNGKSDILATAGEWFSGGGGGLYAWRDTDFQLMRGTPLGIEEWAEASATIADVDKDKKVELIASSDWDFDTVKNDIKIRGSLYVWDLSAAYNPDTMFWPTIHHDEQRTGFLPPPLPLPVAPPPASGESEFKAIKSLTSNVSTFALRLVEKIREWKEYLSENRF; this is encoded by the coding sequence ATGACAAACCTCAAAAAGTCTATTGCTTTTGCCTCCCTGGTTTTCCTCTTGCTTTCCGGTTTTGTTCCGTCGGCTTCCGGGTTTATCAGAGACGGCAAAGAATTTTTTGCCTTGAGTCAAGACGAGGCTGCTTCTTCTGGCGTTAGTCAAGAAGAAGTATCGCGGATCTTTTTAAAAGGCCCTGACGGCCAAAAAACATTACTGGGTTATGGCCAGCCAGACATGGTTTTGGGCGACGAGTTGTTTTTGTCCAAAGACCTGTCGGAAAAATATGAAATACAAGTAGAGGAATTTAAGGGTTACATCATTGAGTTTAAGGAAAAGCCCTTGGCAGCCGTCAAGGCAGAGCGGGAAGAGGCCGTAGGGCTGAAAACTTTTTCCCTTGAAGAGTCTTTGGACAGAGCTGTCACTGAAAAAGAAAAGGAGTCCTTGCAAAAGCAGATAAACGATATCATCGGATCGGAAGACAAAAACACCAGAGCTTTGCTTTCTGTCCAGTCAGCCCTCATTAAAAAAGAGCAGATTCAGGCAGAGTCCGTGATTAAGTTCTTGGCGCCCAAAGCCAGCGTCAAGAACAAATTTGCTGTTGCCATCAACGGCGTGAGCGTTGACCAGCTTTCAGGCGAAGAGGTAAAAAAAATAGAAAACAAGGGTTATAAGGTTTCCCCCAACTACAAAGTCAAAGCTTTTTTATATGATTCCGTGCCCTTGATCAAAGCTGACAAGGTTTGGAAACTTAAAGACCAACAAGGGCGTTCAATCACTGGCCAAGGGGTAACAATCGGCATCATTGACACCGGCGTTGACTATGCCAACAGGGAATTGGGGGGCTGCTTGGGGGCAAGATGCAAGGTTCTTGGCGGCTATGACTTTGTCAATAATGACGCAGATCCCATGGACGACATGGGGCACGGCACTCACGTGGCTGCCATTGCCGCTGGCAAAGGCGCCTTAAAAGGAGTGGCGCCTGACGCCAATCTTTACGCTTACAAAGTTCTTGACGAGTTTGGCTCGGGCTATTTTGACTGGGTTATTGCGGGCATAGAAATGGCAATGGACCCGAATCAAGACGGAAATTTGTCAGACCATTTAGACGTCATTAATCTTAGCTTGGGCGCTTCCGAAGGAAATCCTGATGATCCTCTTTCCCGGGCAGTGGACAATGCAGTAGGCGCCGGAGTAGTAGCAGCCGTGGCAGCGGGCAATAGCGGCGGTTTTGCGACTATTGGTTCTCCTGGCACAGCCAAGCAAGCCATTACTGTCGGCGCCGCAGACAAGCAAGACGGCACCTCTTATTTTAGTTCTCAAGGGCCGGTATTTTGGGAAAATAAATCTATTATGAAGCCAGATATTGTCGCGCCCGGAGTTGATATCTGCGCTGCCCAGTGGGACGACTGGTTGCCAGAAGCAGAGTGCCTGGATTCTAAACATATTGCCATCAGCGGCACTTCAATGGCCACTCCGCACGTTGCCGGCGCCGCGGCTCTGATAAAACAGAAACATCCTACCTGGAAACCTTTGTATATAAAATATGCCTTGAGAAATACTGCTTTAGATATTTTGTTGCATCCCGTCGAACAAGGACTGGGCAGAATCGACGTTCTAAAGGCGGTTCAATCTAAATATCCGCCGATTGTCAAACTGAATCCTATTTCCACCAAAAAGAGGGGCACGATTAACATCAGCGGCCTTGCCAAGGGTGGAAACCTTCAAAATTACACTATTTCCTACGCTCCTCTTGTCCCTTACGATCCGTCAAAATTCATTGTTTTGGCAACCGCGCCGATTCCCCCTAATTTCAAGATATCCTATGTGCTTAATCTTAACTTAATTCCCGACGGAAAATATATTTTAAAACTGGCGGCCAAAGACAAATCTGGCCAAAGTTTCCTTGATTACGGCTATTTTGAGGTTAATAAGTGGGATATTCTCTTTCCTCTCAGTTCCGATGTGATAAGGAGCGGGGATTCAATTAAGCTTAAGGCACAAGTGTATCTCAGCGAAGCCTATTCTTTATCCTGGAGCTATTTAAAGCCGGGTGCTTCCGTCTGGACTCGGATTGCGGGCCAAGTTTGGAATACCACGAGTTTGCCGACCGGCGGATATTCCCTCAAGGCTGTTTTGAGTTATAGCGGCGGTGCCGAAGAGGAAGTGTTACGAGTTTACTTAGATAAAATGTTGAAAAAAGGCTGGCCTAAAAGAGTGAACTGGGAGGAAGTGCCAGAAGAACAGTGCGGGGGTAATTGTTATTACTGGGGAGGTTTTTTGGAACCGGCGGTCAGCGACATTAACGGCGACGGTTTCCAGGAAATAGTAGTTCTAAAAAACGGAAATCCGCCCAAGATATATGTCTATAAGTACGACGGAGCTCTTCTTTGGTCATTCGGATTCAGCGTTGTGGGCGCTAGTGGGGGCTTTACAGCGGAGAACCCTCTTATAGGAGATATTAATAACGACGGCGCGAAGGAAATTGTTATTCTTGTGAATAATGGAGAATATGATTCTCCTTGGCTTTATATTCTTGGATCTAATGGTCAACCATTGCAGCAACCCATATCCTTGGCAATGTCCAGAGTCAGCAGATTTTATATGCTAACAGCTGATTTAAATGGCGATGGCCTGCAAGAAATAGTTATTAAGCCCGATGAAGGGCGCGGGAGAAAAATGACAGTACTTGATTACAATGGAAAGATTATCGCTCAGTGGCTTTTGCCGGATAAGAATTATTATGACTATGTCGGCGGACCGGGTCCGGCAGTGGGGAATTTTGACGATGACCCGGATTTGGAAATAGTAGTAGCTGATCCTAAAAATAGTCTCAACAATAGCGAGATCAGGATATTTAACCGAGACGGCACCTTGCTGTCGGGCTGGCCCGTTACTATCCACGGCCTCATAATAAACTCTGGCCCGTCAGTCAGCGATTTAAACGGGGACGGCTTAAGCGAGATAGTGATTGCTTCGGCGCGGGGTTATTATGATGAATCTCCGGATTCTGGCGGAGTCTATGTCTTTGACAAAACCGGGAACCTTTTGCCTGGCTGGCCGCAAATGAAGGGATTTAATTTCATTGGTTCGCCTTCTCTTGGAGACCTTGACGGCGACAACGACTTGGAAATCGGCATCAGCCGTTACGAGCACGGGGAAAGTAAATATATGACATATCTTTTTCATCACGACGGTAAGCTTTTTTCCGGTTCGCCCCAGGCAACTTCTTTTGGCAATTGGCGTTCGACAATCATGGGTGACGTCAGCGGGAACGGAAAATCGGATATTTTGGCTACAGCCGGAGAATGGTTTTCTGGTGGCGGGGGAGGTTTATACGCCTGGCGCGATACGGATTTTCAATTGATGAGAGGCACTCCTTTAGGGATTGAGGAATGGGCCGAGGCGTCAGCGACCATTGCCGACGTTGACAAAGATAAGAAAGTGGAGTTGATTGCCAGTTCCGACTGGGATTTTGACACCGTAAAAAATGACATAAAGATAAGAGGTTCTTTGTATGTTTGGGATTTGTCTGCTGCGTACAATCCCGACACGATGTTCTGGCCCACTATACATCACGACGAACAAAGAACCGGCTTTCTGCCGCCTCCACTTCCGTTACCGGTAGCCCCTCCGCCAGCTAGTGGCGAGAGCGAATTTAAGGCGATAAAGAGTTTGACGTCAAATGTCTCCACCTTCGCTTTAAGACTTGTCGAAAAAATCCGAGAATGGAAAGAATATCTATCTGAGAATCGGTTCTAG
- a CDS encoding beta-galactosidase: protein MKPLLITLAILVIVVIGLVIRNYLPVLPATSDFPSSSPAGPKPEFSGIFAVKETDVFDDKTYSNPFISGLSFRVGWKEIELIDNSFNWEKLDTVFEKAAANGKSVRFILIPGFETPEWALRGTENDKFYRKYGQGAGKYEKLPMPWDKTYLDRWFSFLAEVSRRYGEKQEFVAIAVAGPTSVSAEMSLPNAEEDLQKWLLHGYRPSKYISAWEQVFSQYAEIFPNQHFSLALYPGLPINEKGEIDNQERSKTREQVINLGLNYPRQFSLQTSGLNAGKDDDGAGYDIVRSHSGQIVTGFQMSTSATRNPEKMGNPDSPARALKLSIDKGLKPNEKGKVIKYLEIYEPDVLNPDIQSVLEYGLKMMSR, encoded by the coding sequence ATGAAGCCGTTATTAATAACCTTGGCGATATTGGTTATTGTCGTCATTGGTTTGGTGATCAGAAACTATTTGCCGGTTCTGCCCGCAACCAGTGACTTTCCCTCTTCCTCTCCGGCAGGCCCTAAACCAGAGTTTAGCGGCATCTTCGCTGTTAAAGAGACCGACGTCTTTGACGATAAAACTTATAGCAATCCTTTTATTTCCGGTTTGAGCTTTAGGGTTGGATGGAAAGAGATTGAGCTGATTGATAATAGCTTTAATTGGGAAAAGCTTGATACGGTTTTTGAGAAAGCGGCTGCTAATGGAAAATCGGTCCGTTTCATCCTTATTCCCGGGTTCGAAACCCCTGAATGGGCTTTACGAGGAACAGAAAATGACAAATTCTATAGGAAGTACGGTCAAGGCGCTGGCAAATATGAAAAATTGCCCATGCCTTGGGACAAGACTTATCTTGACCGCTGGTTCAGCTTCCTGGCGGAGGTGAGCCGGCGTTACGGCGAAAAGCAAGAATTCGTTGCCATCGCCGTTGCCGGCCCGACTTCGGTTTCAGCTGAAATGTCCCTTCCCAACGCCGAGGAAGATCTTCAAAAGTGGCTGCTTCATGGCTATCGGCCTTCAAAATACATCAGCGCCTGGGAACAGGTTTTTAGCCAATACGCAGAAATATTCCCAAACCAGCATTTTTCCTTAGCCCTTTATCCGGGCTTGCCGATCAATGAAAAGGGCGAGATTGATAACCAGGAGCGTTCAAAGACCCGTGAACAAGTCATTAATTTAGGCCTTAACTATCCCCGCCAGTTTTCTCTACAGACCAGCGGCTTAAACGCCGGCAAAGATGATGACGGTGCCGGCTACGACATAGTCAGGAGCCATAGCGGCCAGATCGTTACCGGCTTTCAGATGTCAACGTCGGCCACTAGGAATCCTGAGAAGATGGGAAACCCGGATTCTCCAGCCAGGGCCTTGAAACTATCAATAGACAAGGGGTTGAAACCGAACGAAAAAGGGAAAGTTATCAAGTATCTTGAGATTTATGAGCCGGACGTTCTTAATCCCGATATCCAGTCCGTTCTGGAATACGGATTAAAAATGATGTCTAGGTGA